One Candidatus Eisenbacteria bacterium genomic window carries:
- a CDS encoding SRPBCC domain-containing protein yields the protein METKEYVILLRATRPTFLKDASNDEKATVAEHYEYWKERFNSGILVLAGPYLDRPDGIIIFNAATPEDAAGILRQDPAILAGVFEGELHPFYTSLHQKDSPPQHVENPTDRLIRYEVHVQATLDEVWRAWTTVEGVKSFFAFDARIEMKIGGAYEIYFDSEERGGLRGSEGCQVLSFLPKEMLSFSWNAPPEYPEIRERRTRVILNFRQLQDGRIRVNLAHYGFDTGEKWDAVWNYFNIAWSHVMDQFLRRFAEGHRE from the coding sequence ATGGAAACGAAGGAATATGTTATCCTCCTCAGGGCCACTCGTCCGACCTTTCTGAAAGATGCCTCGAATGACGAAAAGGCAACGGTCGCAGAGCATTACGAATACTGGAAGGAGCGATTTAACTCTGGAATCCTGGTGCTGGCCGGCCCCTATCTCGACCGACCCGACGGGATCATCATATTCAATGCCGCTACGCCCGAAGACGCCGCCGGGATTTTGAGACAGGATCCGGCGATATTGGCCGGTGTTTTTGAGGGAGAGTTGCACCCCTTCTATACCTCACTTCATCAGAAGGACTCGCCGCCGCAGCATGTTGAAAATCCGACAGATCGTCTCATCAGATACGAAGTTCATGTGCAGGCGACGCTCGATGAGGTTTGGAGGGCGTGGACCACAGTTGAGGGGGTGAAGAGTTTTTTTGCATTCGATGCCAGGATCGAAATGAAGATTGGCGGAGCCTACGAAATCTATTTCGATTCTGAGGAACGTGGAGGACTTCGGGGCTCTGAAGGGTGCCAGGTGTTGAGTTTCCTTCCAAAGGAAATGTTGTCCTTCAGCTGGAACGCCCCACCAGAGTATCCGGAGATCCGCGAGCGGCGCACGCGGGTCATTCTCAATTTCCGCCAGCTTCAAGATGGACGCATCCGAGTCAATCTCGCACATTATGGTTTTGACACGGGCGAGAAATGGGATGCCGTGTGGAACTACTTCAACATTGCTTGGTCGCATGTCATGGATCAATTCCTCCGGCGCTTTGCGGAGGGCCACAGAGAGTGA
- a CDS encoding ABC transporter substrate-binding protein produces the protein MIARAAVQCLFLLMLAILWPNTINTARAGENPDEAGQAATGKIKTFVDDLGDTLRWETRPQRIVSLSPNITELLFALGVSGETAGSSSRSGSSLGPLPGDQKIVGVTRFCDEPPEALTIYNVGGIVDPSLEAILSAEPDLVFVTRGNPRTFIESLRQLNIPLYAMDPNGPLQDLVEAMKRVGYAAGRAGEADALAADLKARLAVLEKRFGALPQEKKPRVYYGSIEPPLWTAGPGSTIDDIIRIAGGANIADDAPTPWCIYTLESVIAQNPQILLGVYPAGQKDAERRRIMHLLAESPGWKDTELGMIQQVCLIEENVLMRPGPRIVLAAENAARCFHPAEFSRDKTNPNGGH, from the coding sequence ATGATCGCTAGAGCGGCCGTTCAATGCTTGTTCCTGCTGATGCTTGCCATTCTATGGCCAAACACGATTAACACCGCGCGTGCCGGGGAGAACCCGGACGAGGCCGGGCAGGCAGCCACGGGCAAAATAAAAACATTCGTCGACGATCTCGGCGACACCCTAAGGTGGGAAACGCGGCCGCAACGAATCGTCAGCCTGTCTCCAAATATCACGGAGCTGCTCTTTGCCTTGGGCGTGAGCGGCGAGACGGCCGGCTCGAGTTCCCGCAGCGGCTCGTCCTTGGGCCCCCTCCCAGGAGATCAGAAGATTGTCGGGGTAACGAGATTTTGTGACGAACCCCCGGAGGCGCTGACAATATATAATGTGGGCGGCATCGTCGACCCCAGCCTCGAGGCGATTCTGAGCGCTGAGCCGGATTTGGTTTTTGTCACGCGAGGCAATCCAAGAACCTTTATTGAATCCCTGCGCCAGCTCAATATCCCGCTTTATGCGATGGATCCCAATGGACCCCTTCAGGATCTTGTTGAGGCCATGAAAAGAGTGGGCTATGCCGCCGGACGGGCCGGCGAGGCGGACGCTCTTGCCGCGGATCTCAAGGCACGGCTGGCGGTTCTCGAAAAACGATTCGGCGCCCTGCCTCAAGAAAAAAAACCTCGGGTCTATTATGGGTCGATCGAGCCGCCTCTCTGGACGGCGGGTCCTGGATCAACCATAGACGATATTATTCGAATCGCCGGGGGTGCGAATATTGCCGATGATGCGCCGACACCATGGTGTATTTATACATTAGAAAGCGTCATCGCCCAAAACCCGCAGATCCTTCTCGGAGTCTATCCCGCGGGACAGAAAGATGCCGAGCGCCGGCGGATCATGCACCTGCTCGCCGAGAGCCCGGGCTGGAAAGATACGGAGCTGGGGATGATACAGCAAGTCTGTTTGATTGAAGAGAATGTTCTGATGAGACCCGGTCCGCGGATTGTTCTCGCGGCCGAGAATGCCGCACGATGTTTTCATCCAGCTGAATTTTCGCGCGACAAAACGAATCCGAACGGCGGGCATTAG
- a CDS encoding LemA family protein — translation MGRGAIIGLVILGILIVLGLSVGGWVKTTYNGLVGLDETSKTAWSEVENQFQRRYDLIPNLVETVKGYAQHEQDVFVKVTEARSKVAGAGTVEEKINANQELSGALARLMVVVERYPDLKANENFIRLQDELAGTENRIATARRRYNETARDLNIKIRTFPANIIAGMFGFERATLFETTEDAKEAPKVKFTGEGQ, via the coding sequence ATGGGACGGGGAGCCATCATCGGGCTTGTCATATTGGGAATACTCATTGTCTTGGGTCTTTCTGTCGGCGGCTGGGTGAAAACAACATACAACGGACTGGTGGGGTTGGACGAAACGTCAAAAACAGCCTGGAGCGAGGTGGAGAACCAGTTCCAGCGCCGCTATGATTTGATTCCCAACCTCGTGGAAACAGTCAAAGGGTACGCGCAGCATGAGCAGGATGTATTTGTTAAGGTGACCGAGGCGCGGAGCAAGGTGGCCGGCGCCGGAACGGTCGAGGAAAAGATAAACGCCAACCAAGAATTATCCGGAGCCTTGGCCCGGTTGATGGTCGTCGTAGAGCGGTATCCCGACTTGAAGGCCAATGAGAACTTCATCCGGCTTCAAGACGAACTTGCCGGAACGGAGAATAGAATTGCAACGGCGCGCAGAAGATATAATGAAACGGCAAGAGATTTAAACATCAAGATAAGAACCTTTCCGGCGAACATCATTGCTGGAATGTTTGGCTTTGAGCGGGCGACGCTGTTTGAAACGACCGAGGATGCGAAAGAAGCGCCTAAGGTGAAATTCACCGGCGAGGGACAATAA
- a CDS encoding NifU family protein produces MKQENKIMAQPLDQETCVFTTTEPVFENHSFYFSDHTKAQGSPLVEKIFEVEGIKAVLVAHDKITITTEGTSDWYPVAMQVGGKIREAVQSDETLVSSTVLEGMPPEEEIRHKVMELFEGEINPTLAAHGGSVELIDVKGNEIFIKLGGGCQGCAMARLTLKNGIEKGIRESVPAAGAIHDTTDHEIGENPYHK; encoded by the coding sequence ATGAAGCAGGAGAATAAGATCATGGCCCAGCCGCTGGACCAAGAGACGTGTGTCTTCACGACGACAGAACCGGTTTTCGAGAACCATTCTTTCTACTTCAGCGATCATACAAAGGCCCAGGGCTCCCCCTTGGTCGAGAAAATCTTTGAGGTCGAGGGGATCAAAGCGGTCCTCGTGGCCCATGACAAGATCACGATTACAACCGAAGGAACATCCGACTGGTATCCGGTGGCCATGCAGGTTGGCGGTAAAATCCGCGAGGCCGTTCAATCAGATGAGACGCTCGTTTCCTCCACCGTTCTGGAGGGAATGCCGCCCGAAGAAGAGATCCGCCATAAGGTGATGGAGTTGTTTGAGGGCGAAATTAACCCTACCCTGGCCGCGCATGGTGGCAGCGTGGAACTGATTGATGTTAAAGGGAATGAAATTTTTATAAAACTGGGCGGGGGGTGTCAGGGGTGCGCCATGGCCCGCCTGACACTGAAGAATGGGATTGAAAAGGGGATACGCGAGTCAGTCCCCGCCGCAGGCGCTATTCATGACACGACGGATCACGAAATCGGAGAAAATCCTTACCACAAATAG
- a CDS encoding sulfite exporter TauE/SafE family protein, translating into MNAIDDLPKLILVLVVGFVAGFMNSLAGGGSLLTLPLLIFLGIPAPVANGTNRVALLFQNIVAVWKYAKGGVRHFRAGLLLAIPALVAASVGASIAVGISDEVLRRIIGVVLIVVGSFVLLSPDRWIKGSKKAPGRKPWLLGIAFILVGFYGGFIQAGIGFFILATLVVWGGYDLVHANAIKVLVILVYTVPALIIFARNGQVDWVTGLILSVGNMSGAWLGTHLGLSKGAGWIRSVLLVAILIAAARLIFAP; encoded by the coding sequence TTGAACGCCATTGACGATCTACCCAAACTCATCTTGGTCCTCGTTGTCGGCTTCGTCGCGGGGTTCATGAACTCATTGGCGGGGGGTGGATCGCTTCTGACCCTGCCGCTGCTCATTTTTCTCGGCATTCCCGCTCCGGTCGCCAACGGCACCAACCGCGTCGCCCTCCTCTTCCAAAACATTGTCGCCGTTTGGAAATATGCCAAGGGGGGCGTCCGTCATTTTCGCGCGGGCCTCTTGCTGGCGATTCCTGCCTTGGTCGCAGCCTCTGTTGGGGCGTCGATTGCAGTTGGTATCAGCGACGAAGTATTAAGACGGATTATCGGTGTCGTGCTGATTGTCGTGGGCTCTTTTGTTCTCCTCAGTCCTGATCGTTGGATCAAGGGATCAAAAAAGGCGCCCGGAAGAAAACCCTGGCTCCTTGGAATCGCCTTCATCCTCGTTGGTTTTTACGGCGGATTTATACAAGCCGGCATCGGGTTCTTTATTTTGGCGACGCTCGTGGTCTGGGGTGGATACGATCTGGTGCACGCCAACGCGATCAAGGTTCTCGTCATTTTGGTCTATACCGTTCCCGCCCTGATCATCTTCGCAAGAAATGGACAGGTTGACTGGGTGACGGGGCTCATCTTATCAGTCGGCAATATGTCCGGCGCGTGGCTCGGCACTCATTTAGGTTTGAGCAAGGGCGCGGGATGGATCCGGTCGGTTCTGCTCGTTGCCATCCTCATCGCCGCCGCTCGCCTGATTTTTGCGCCGTAA
- a CDS encoding TPM domain-containing protein translates to MAWRGSVEWNAMGTNKRNFGARLATVFVVGMFLSAGVGFGAAHAQAFHLGGLSIPSPTGYVNDFAGVLRTQDKQTLESFLSQLDQKTGAQFALVIIPSLEGENRDDVAVRLFETWKIGRTDNRGALLLDAINDRSMRVEVGYGLEGILPDGLVGQLRDDYFTRPFRDRRQISPEERFQAYLGMMASMAQIVAKEQGIDIKTLTGEPISTQRPGKSKRGGWLPLVIFIIIYMAIFRKNPMLGMILLMGMAGGGGRGRGGSGGFGGFGGGFGGFGGGMSGGGGAGGRY, encoded by the coding sequence ATGGCCTGGAGAGGTTCGGTAGAATGGAACGCCATGGGGACTAATAAGCGAAATTTCGGTGCCCGCCTTGCGACAGTCTTTGTCGTGGGGATGTTCCTGTCCGCCGGCGTTGGCTTTGGCGCGGCCCACGCGCAGGCATTCCATCTGGGGGGGCTCTCCATCCCGAGCCCGACGGGGTATGTCAATGACTTTGCCGGGGTCCTGCGGACGCAAGATAAGCAGACCCTCGAAAGTTTTCTGAGCCAACTCGATCAGAAAACCGGCGCCCAATTCGCCCTGGTCATCATCCCAAGCCTCGAAGGAGAGAATCGCGATGATGTTGCGGTCCGTCTTTTTGAAACCTGGAAGATCGGCCGGACTGACAACCGGGGGGCGCTCCTTTTGGATGCGATCAACGACCGGTCAATGCGGGTCGAGGTGGGGTATGGGCTGGAGGGGATTCTGCCCGATGGCCTCGTCGGCCAGCTTCGGGATGACTATTTCACGAGGCCTTTCAGGGATCGGCGGCAAATATCTCCAGAGGAGCGATTCCAGGCCTATCTCGGCATGATGGCATCGATGGCCCAAATCGTGGCCAAAGAACAGGGCATCGACATTAAAACCCTCACTGGCGAGCCGATATCCACCCAACGCCCCGGCAAATCCAAGCGGGGCGGCTGGCTGCCCCTTGTTATATTTATCATTATTTATATGGCTATCTTCAGGAAAAATCCAATGTTAGGGATGATTCTGCTCATGGGGATGGCGGGGGGTGGCGGACGAGGCCGGGGGGGCTCTGGAGGTTTCGGGGGGTTTGGCGGCGGCTTCGGCGGATTTGGAGGGGGGATGTCTGGTGGCGGCGGCGCCGGAGGGCGTTACTGA
- a CDS encoding MATE family efflux transporter produces MQPIIGGLDFTQGSLTKKLLMMGWPVTLSFLLQTMHNLADAFWLGKLGKTALVAPTITMNIFFIALSLAMGLGMGGSTLVAQYKGAGRLAEMRRAGGQSLVLLVIAGILLSVLIFSIAAPILRLLQTPSDAFQQTLDYMRLILVGIPFMFIYFVYQGISAGIGDTISPLRVNATTVLLNVVLDPFLIFGIGPFPQMGVVGAALATCLAQAVAAGLCLHRLFRGRQGFHLRRSDLRWNRTMTGRILKIGVPVSLGQVGSALGFTLLLGIVNTFGSAVTAAFGIGHRIIHVALAPAIGLSQSCATSVGQNLGANQVRRATRSVYTSALMLGVVLLPATSLTFFFGDFISRLFVSDPEVVQYGRDLFRITSFSVFVFGFITILMGAFRGAGHTVPFMILNMGRLWLVRVPGAYLLAKVLQLGPLGLWWAMFLSNMLTAIAGTIWFSLGTWKKAVIDSRPADDLSENPLDDDTKSEVDARG; encoded by the coding sequence CGGTAACGCTTTCGTTTCTTCTGCAAACCATGCACAATCTTGCCGACGCTTTCTGGCTTGGAAAACTCGGGAAGACCGCTCTGGTGGCTCCGACCATTACAATGAATATCTTCTTTATCGCCCTTTCCCTGGCGATGGGGCTTGGCATGGGGGGCAGTACACTCGTCGCGCAGTACAAGGGCGCCGGCAGGCTGGCCGAGATGCGGCGCGCCGGAGGGCAGTCCCTGGTTCTTCTTGTTATCGCGGGCATTCTACTTTCTGTCCTTATATTTTCGATCGCCGCGCCTATTCTAAGACTCCTTCAAACACCTTCTGATGCCTTCCAGCAAACATTGGATTATATGCGCTTGATACTCGTGGGCATTCCTTTTATGTTTATCTATTTTGTCTATCAAGGAATCTCAGCCGGTATCGGCGATACGATCAGCCCCCTTCGCGTCAATGCGACGACTGTTTTGCTCAATGTCGTTCTGGATCCATTTCTCATCTTTGGTATCGGGCCATTCCCACAGATGGGCGTTGTCGGAGCCGCCTTGGCTACTTGTCTCGCCCAAGCCGTTGCCGCCGGCCTCTGTCTTCACAGGCTTTTCCGCGGGCGACAGGGTTTTCACCTCCGTCGCAGCGATCTTCGTTGGAATCGAACCATGACCGGCCGTATTCTCAAGATCGGCGTCCCCGTCTCGCTGGGACAGGTCGGAAGCGCGCTCGGCTTCACCCTGCTGCTCGGCATTGTCAATACGTTTGGTTCCGCCGTGACCGCCGCCTTTGGAATCGGTCATAGAATCATCCATGTCGCTTTGGCGCCCGCCATCGGCCTATCTCAATCCTGTGCAACCTCTGTTGGACAGAACCTCGGCGCCAACCAGGTCCGGCGCGCCACCCGCTCTGTTTATACAAGCGCTCTTATGCTCGGTGTTGTTCTTCTGCCGGCCACCTCGCTGACATTTTTCTTCGGTGACTTTATCTCGCGGTTGTTTGTTTCGGACCCGGAAGTTGTTCAATACGGCCGCGACCTGTTCCGTATCACCTCGTTTTCTGTCTTTGTCTTTGGATTTATTACGATTCTGATGGGGGCTTTTCGCGGCGCCGGCCATACTGTCCCGTTTATGATTCTGAATATGGGCCGCCTTTGGCTCGTAAGAGTTCCCGGCGCCTATCTCCTTGCGAAAGTACTTCAGTTGGGGCCCCTCGGTCTCTGGTGGGCCATGTTTTTGTCTAACATGCTGACCGCCATCGCCGGAACAATTTGGTTTTCTTTGGGCACATGGAAAAAAGCGGTTATTGATAGCAGGCCCGCGGACGATCTCTCAGAAAACCCACTTGATGATGACACCAAAAGTGAGGTGGATGCGCGCGGATAA
- a CDS encoding iron ABC transporter permease — MSEAQSQDEKLNRRRFNAGFLTACALLLLLATLSLGVGSTSLGLDGALRVILWKVPLLRPLSNGTPSGPEISIIWDIRLPRIILAILVGGALSLAGALMQAYFRNALAGPFVVGVSSGAAFGAVAAIVFGLNISFAGISAVPLCAFVGGLAVVMLVGLLNNRTGAARVESLLLTGIAVGSVLSAAASLMMITSQESLQSILFWLLGSLSSARWLHVSWVLPFFLAGSIPAFLLARDLNALAWGDEIAHSLGVSVKRSRNIVLICATLLATSAVAVAGIIGFLGLMMPHVARFVVGSDHRRVLPLSFIFGAILLLTADLAARTLWAPTELPIGALTAIFGAPFLAYLCNRRR; from the coding sequence ATGAGCGAAGCGCAGAGTCAGGATGAAAAACTCAATCGGCGGCGGTTTAACGCCGGTTTTCTAACCGCCTGCGCTCTCCTTCTTCTTCTGGCGACCCTCTCTCTCGGGGTCGGCAGCACCTCGCTGGGGCTTGACGGCGCTCTCCGTGTCATATTGTGGAAGGTGCCGCTCCTGCGACCCCTTTCGAATGGGACACCCAGCGGTCCTGAGATTTCGATCATTTGGGATATCCGCCTCCCAAGAATAATTTTGGCGATCCTTGTCGGCGGGGCATTGTCGCTGGCCGGAGCATTGATGCAAGCCTATTTCCGCAACGCCTTGGCCGGCCCCTTTGTTGTCGGTGTTTCTTCGGGCGCCGCATTCGGCGCCGTCGCGGCGATTGTTTTTGGGTTGAACATTTCATTTGCCGGAATCTCAGCGGTTCCCCTTTGCGCCTTTGTCGGCGGATTGGCTGTGGTCATGCTTGTGGGCTTGTTAAACAATCGAACGGGCGCCGCCCGTGTCGAGAGTTTACTATTGACCGGGATAGCCGTCGGGTCGGTCTTGTCAGCGGCCGCAAGCCTTATGATGATAACCAGCCAAGAATCTCTGCAATCGATTCTTTTCTGGTTGCTCGGATCCCTGTCATCGGCGCGGTGGCTGCATGTGAGCTGGGTGCTGCCATTTTTCCTCGCCGGGTCGATACCGGCCTTCTTGCTGGCGCGGGATTTAAATGCGCTGGCGTGGGGGGATGAAATTGCCCATTCTCTCGGGGTTTCCGTGAAGCGCTCCAGGAATATAGTTCTGATTTGTGCAACGCTCCTTGCGACATCGGCTGTTGCTGTCGCCGGAATCATCGGGTTCCTCGGTCTCATGATGCCGCATGTCGCGCGCTTTGTTGTCGGATCAGATCATCGCCGCGTCTTGCCGCTCTCTTTCATTTTTGGGGCGATATTGCTTCTCACGGCGGATCTCGCCGCAAGGACACTCTGGGCGCCGACCGAGCTTCCGATCGGCGCGCTGACGGCGATTTTTGGGGCGCCTTTTCTTGCCTATCTCTGTAATAGAAGGCGATGA
- a CDS encoding nucleotidyltransferase domain-containing protein: MFMRSKDPNTNCMVFLDDVKGIWGDRLESVVLYGSAARSDFSPSRSDLNFLIVSDDVKPETLRKVQPLTRRWRRIRIATPLFMRREVIRRSLDSYPLEFLSIMAAYRLLYGEDPLADLEFQSEYVRLQCERELKSKLLLLREAYVDSAGSRHVMRGLVSQSLPAMTAIFQGLLYLRGRDWKVWGEDLLKSGNETFNLDTGLFRELWRIKKEQGRPQTETMHKAMSRYINEIERLATWVDQGGLRNEKALS; encoded by the coding sequence ATGTTTATGCGCAGCAAGGATCCAAACACGAATTGCATGGTCTTTCTAGACGACGTGAAGGGAATATGGGGAGACCGTTTGGAATCGGTGGTGCTGTATGGAAGCGCCGCCCGTTCGGATTTCAGTCCCAGCCGGTCCGACTTGAACTTTCTCATCGTGTCAGACGACGTGAAACCCGAAACACTCCGCAAAGTACAGCCTCTAACGCGGCGTTGGCGGCGGATCCGCATAGCAACACCGCTTTTTATGCGCCGTGAGGTGATTCGCAGGAGTCTGGATTCCTATCCATTAGAATTTCTTTCGATCATGGCGGCATACCGCCTTTTGTATGGTGAGGATCCGCTGGCGGATCTTGAATTCCAATCCGAATATGTGCGGCTTCAATGTGAACGGGAATTGAAGTCCAAGCTTCTTTTATTGCGCGAAGCCTATGTTGACAGCGCGGGATCCCGGCATGTTATGCGAGGCCTCGTTTCCCAAAGCCTTCCTGCGATGACGGCGATATTCCAAGGATTGTTATATCTAAGGGGTCGGGACTGGAAGGTCTGGGGGGAGGATTTGTTGAAGTCCGGGAATGAGACTTTTAATCTTGATACCGGCCTATTCCGGGAGTTGTGGAGGATAAAGAAAGAGCAGGGGCGGCCGCAAACGGAAACAATGCACAAAGCGATGTCGCGATATATTAATGAAATCGAGAGATTGGCAACATGGGTTGACCAAGGCGGATTGAGAAACGAAAAGGCCTTGTCTTAG
- a CDS encoding ABC transporter ATP-binding protein, with protein sequence MPSLSVFSGQILGLLGPNGSGKSTLLKVIAGLLPAEAGTIQINGRSLKDYSARERGRTMAYVPQAAQTPFQATVRDVVALGRYPHLGTLGRVRGEDNEKINWAIEYCSLESLEHREIETLSGGERQRVLLARALAQGAPLLLLDEPVSNLDIRYQQETYERLRRLAENEGLGIILADHQINLQSAYCHGLLVLKGGRTAAQGTPAALMSEDLIETVFGLRMRVEQSPEGHLFGSWIAPRIEKYKADEADDR encoded by the coding sequence GTGCCCTCCTTGTCCGTCTTCAGCGGGCAAATTTTGGGTCTCCTGGGGCCGAATGGATCGGGTAAGAGTACCCTGCTAAAGGTAATAGCGGGGCTCCTTCCGGCCGAGGCGGGGACAATTCAGATCAATGGCAGAAGCCTGAAGGATTATTCCGCCCGCGAGAGGGGGCGGACAATGGCCTATGTTCCTCAGGCCGCGCAGACTCCATTTCAGGCCACCGTCCGCGACGTTGTCGCCCTGGGACGATATCCCCACCTCGGCACTCTTGGGCGGGTACGCGGGGAAGATAACGAAAAGATCAATTGGGCCATCGAGTACTGTTCGCTGGAGTCTCTCGAACATAGAGAGATCGAGACCTTGTCGGGAGGTGAGCGGCAGCGGGTCTTACTGGCCCGGGCGCTGGCCCAGGGCGCTCCATTATTGCTCTTGGATGAGCCGGTTTCGAATCTGGATATCCGCTATCAACAAGAGACATATGAGCGCCTACGCCGCCTGGCGGAGAACGAGGGATTGGGAATCATCTTGGCCGATCATCAAATCAACCTTCAATCGGCCTACTGCCATGGACTGCTGGTGTTAAAGGGAGGGCGGACAGCGGCTCAAGGAACTCCCGCGGCGCTCATGAGCGAGGATCTTATTGAGACGGTTTTTGGATTGAGGATGCGGGTTGAACAATCGCCGGAAGGACACCTGTTCGGATCATGGATTGCGCCCAGGATTGAAAAGTATAAGGCGGATGAGGCGGATGATCGCTAG
- a CDS encoding GyrI-like domain-containing protein has product MSYEIEIQNHAPQKVVSIRAITRPEEIGPTLQEILPEVWRYLQKQGVNPAGPPFTWYREFDRDRVGLEAGFPVESPVKEEGRINLGELPGGKVAVTWHVGSVNRLRDAYTALEQWLKSEGQSPAEAPWEVYWSDPSGIPDPEGLKTEIILPIQ; this is encoded by the coding sequence ATGTCCTACGAAATAGAAATCCAGAATCATGCACCGCAGAAAGTCGTCAGCATCAGAGCGATAACGCGACCCGAAGAAATCGGTCCAACCCTGCAAGAAATTCTGCCGGAGGTGTGGAGGTACCTTCAGAAGCAAGGTGTAAATCCCGCGGGTCCGCCCTTCACATGGTATCGGGAATTTGATCGAGATCGCGTTGGTCTTGAGGCGGGCTTTCCGGTGGAATCCCCGGTGAAAGAAGAAGGGCGAATTAATCTCGGGGAACTACCCGGCGGAAAAGTTGCCGTCACGTGGCATGTCGGCTCCGTCAATCGGTTGCGCGATGCCTACACCGCGCTGGAGCAATGGTTGAAGAGCGAAGGGCAGTCACCCGCAGAGGCCCCTTGGGAGGTATACTGGTCCGACCCAAGCGGAATACCAGATCCGGAAGGCTTGAAAACCGAGATCATTCTTCCTATACAATAG
- a CDS encoding NAD-dependent protein deacylase, with the protein MRPETALPGELSREIRGLQSVGAITGAGVSKESGIPTYRGKGGLYDDPEKGDQTVDALTATTLAVDPDRTWRVIAELARQSLTAKPNAAHHALVKIEKNVTRFILLTQNVDGLHQLAGTRNIIDIHGNTFDTVCLGCDTRGHLDRSTLTSITRTPVCNSCGGHLRPDVVLFGEILPRDKVEQMRQNFYINPPDLLVIAGTSALFPYILEPIFIARAAGKITVEINPEPTKLSDQVDYSLRGPAGVYLPALAEALLK; encoded by the coding sequence ATGCGTCCGGAAACAGCACTCCCTGGCGAATTATCGAGAGAAATAAGGGGCCTTCAATCCGTCGGCGCGATTACCGGAGCGGGCGTCTCCAAGGAATCGGGAATTCCCACGTACAGGGGTAAAGGCGGCCTCTACGACGACCCGGAAAAAGGGGATCAAACAGTCGATGCGCTCACCGCGACAACTTTGGCTGTTGATCCTGATCGTACATGGCGCGTCATCGCCGAACTCGCCCGTCAATCTCTTACGGCCAAGCCAAACGCCGCACACCATGCTCTAGTCAAAATAGAAAAGAATGTGACCCGGTTCATCCTGTTGACACAGAATGTAGACGGCCTTCACCAACTTGCGGGAACACGTAACATCATCGATATCCATGGCAACACTTTTGACACCGTCTGTCTCGGATGCGATACACGTGGCCATCTTGACCGCTCAACATTGACTTCAATAACCCGTACGCCCGTGTGCAATTCCTGCGGTGGTCATCTCAGGCCGGATGTCGTTCTGTTCGGCGAGATCCTTCCCCGGGACAAGGTGGAACAGATGCGGCAGAACTTCTATATCAACCCTCCGGATCTCCTTGTTATCGCGGGGACTTCTGCGCTCTTTCCATATATCCTCGAGCCGATTTTCATCGCTCGCGCAGCCGGCAAAATCACAGTAGAGATTAACCCCGAGCCGACGAAGTTGTCGGACCAGGTGGATTACTCTCTGCGAGGACCAGCCGGAGTCTACTTGCCGGCCCTGGCCGAGGCGTTGTTGAAATAG
- a CDS encoding NUDIX domain-containing protein, producing the protein MRHSLIVSAITLTSLVQTLRARLAAPLPGAAGQALMAPRPRPGWAVDWGESPHTRTAATLALFYEKEKRLRLLLTMRTETLDSHRGQISLPGGGVEPGETF; encoded by the coding sequence TTGCGTCATTCTCTTATTGTGTCAGCCATAACATTAACATCCCTGGTCCAAACTCTTCGGGCTCGATTGGCGGCGCCGTTACCAGGAGCCGCCGGCCAAGCGTTGATGGCTCCTCGGCCTCGGCCGGGGTGGGCGGTGGATTGGGGGGAATCGCCTCATACAAGGACGGCGGCGACACTTGCCCTGTTCTATGAAAAGGAAAAGCGACTTCGTCTTCTCCTTACCATGCGAACGGAAACACTCGACTCCCACAGGGGGCAAATATCCCTTCCTGGAGGAGGCGTTGAGCCGGGGGAAACATTTTAA